A region from the Paenarthrobacter aurescens genome encodes:
- a CDS encoding DUF1003 domain-containing protein, which produces MEAALADNNATRSPKSSGRTSSSLDTPLSGRQRILPKFSPNPDAFGNATEGFARFMGTPTFLVYMTVFCVFWLAWNTFAPTDWQFDRVELGFTLLTLMLSLQASYAAPLLLLAQNRQDDRDRVSLQQDRQRAERNLSDTEYLTRELASLRIALREVATRDYVRTELRSLLEDIIDAQEELRENEGSSDGTESPGDKVKEKLKEKRDKSRSPRTQQIPKVRAPRTTGPQHSTAKTPPENPESRA; this is translated from the coding sequence TTGGAGGCCGCATTGGCTGATAACAACGCCACCCGATCCCCCAAGTCCTCAGGACGGACGAGCAGCAGCCTTGACACACCCCTGAGCGGGCGTCAACGCATCCTGCCCAAGTTCTCGCCGAACCCGGATGCCTTCGGGAACGCCACGGAGGGCTTTGCCCGGTTCATGGGCACGCCTACGTTCCTCGTCTACATGACGGTGTTCTGTGTGTTCTGGCTGGCCTGGAACACCTTCGCTCCCACGGACTGGCAGTTCGACCGCGTGGAGCTGGGCTTCACCCTGCTGACCCTGATGTTGTCCCTTCAGGCCTCCTACGCCGCACCCCTCCTGCTGCTGGCCCAAAACAGGCAGGACGACCGCGACCGCGTCTCGCTCCAGCAGGACCGCCAGCGTGCCGAACGTAACCTCTCCGACACCGAGTACCTGACGCGGGAACTGGCTTCCCTCCGCATCGCCCTGCGTGAAGTAGCCACCAGGGACTACGTACGGACCGAACTCCGAAGCCTGCTTGAAGACATCATTGATGCCCAGGAGGAACTCCGGGAGAACGAAGGCAGCTCTGACGGCACGGAATCGCCCGGGGATAAGGTCAAGGAAAAATTGAAGGAAAAGCGCGACAAATCGCGCAGCCCCCGGACCCAGCAGATTCCCAAAGTGCGCGCCCCGCGAACCACAGGCCCACAACATTCAACCGCCAAAACGCCGCCCGAAAACCCTGAGAGCCGAGCCTGA
- a CDS encoding Mrp/NBP35 family ATP-binding protein, which yields MSIASAEALHAALATVIDPELRRPITELGMVESVSADDDGTVHLAVLLTIAGCPLRDTITKDATEALIRVAGVTAVDVELKVMNQAQREALKEQLRGPGGQRGIPFTKPGSLTKVYAVASGKGGVGKSSVTVNLACALAAQGLRVGIVDADVHGFSVPALMGITQKPTQVDDMILPPVAYGVKVISIGMFVAGNQPVAWRGPMLHRALEQFLSDVYFGDLDALFLDLPPGTGDIAISVAQLLPNAEILVVTTPQAAAADVAERAGTIATQTGQKVAGVIENMSYLEMPDGARMELFGSGGGAILAERLSTAVGTEIPLLGNIPLDIRLREGGDAGTPVVLAAPETAAAKALEGIAASLATRPRGLSGMPLGIQPR from the coding sequence ATGAGCATTGCATCGGCCGAGGCGCTGCATGCTGCCTTGGCAACCGTCATTGATCCCGAGCTGCGTCGCCCGATTACCGAACTCGGGATGGTGGAATCGGTATCAGCAGATGATGACGGCACCGTCCACCTTGCCGTTCTGCTGACCATTGCCGGATGCCCGCTGCGCGACACGATTACCAAGGACGCTACGGAGGCCTTGATCCGGGTTGCCGGCGTCACAGCCGTGGACGTGGAACTGAAAGTCATGAACCAGGCGCAGCGCGAGGCCCTCAAAGAACAGCTCCGTGGGCCCGGTGGACAACGCGGCATCCCTTTCACCAAACCTGGTTCCCTGACCAAGGTATATGCCGTGGCCAGCGGAAAAGGCGGCGTGGGCAAGTCATCGGTAACAGTCAATCTTGCCTGCGCATTGGCCGCCCAGGGCCTGCGGGTGGGGATTGTGGACGCCGACGTGCACGGCTTCTCCGTACCCGCACTGATGGGGATTACCCAGAAGCCCACCCAAGTGGACGACATGATCCTTCCGCCGGTGGCCTATGGCGTAAAGGTCATCTCCATCGGCATGTTTGTTGCCGGCAACCAGCCCGTGGCATGGCGCGGTCCCATGCTGCACAGGGCCCTGGAACAATTCCTCAGCGATGTTTACTTCGGCGACCTCGATGCCCTCTTCCTGGACTTGCCTCCCGGAACCGGCGACATTGCGATTTCCGTGGCACAGCTGCTGCCGAACGCTGAAATCCTGGTGGTTACAACGCCTCAGGCAGCAGCGGCGGATGTGGCCGAACGTGCGGGAACAATTGCCACCCAAACGGGTCAGAAGGTTGCCGGCGTCATCGAAAACATGTCCTACCTGGAGATGCCCGACGGCGCGCGCATGGAACTGTTCGGAAGTGGCGGAGGTGCCATCCTGGCTGAACGGCTGAGCACCGCTGTAGGAACCGAGATTCCCCTCCTCGGCAACATCCCGTTGGACATCCGGCTACGCGAGGGCGGTGACGCCGGAACCCCCGTGGTTCTAGCTGCACCTGAAACGGCGGCGGCCAAAGCGTTGGAGGGTATTGCTGCTTCCTTGGCAACCAGGCCCCGGGGATTGTCCGGCATGCCGTTGGGAATCCAGCCCCGCTGA
- a CDS encoding Sec-independent protein translocase TatB has product MLGINGPEFILLLIIGVLVIGPSRLPEYTQKLANLVKEVRRMASGAREQIKEEVGIDIDEVDWKKYDPRQYDPRRIIKDALLDDDKPVSAGAPVAAAGAAAEIKPKTPVRVIERLAEGEAAPFDTEAT; this is encoded by the coding sequence GTGCTTGGAATCAACGGCCCGGAGTTCATACTCCTTCTGATCATCGGCGTACTCGTCATCGGTCCCAGCCGTTTGCCCGAATACACTCAAAAGCTCGCCAACCTGGTCAAGGAAGTGCGTCGGATGGCATCCGGCGCCCGCGAGCAGATCAAGGAAGAAGTCGGCATCGACATCGATGAGGTCGACTGGAAGAAGTACGATCCTCGTCAGTACGATCCCCGGCGCATCATCAAGGATGCGCTTCTCGATGACGACAAACCTGTCAGTGCCGGAGCACCCGTGGCTGCTGCTGGTGCAGCAGCAGAGATCAAACCCAAAACCCCGGTGCGGGTCATTGAGAGGCTCGCTGAGGGCGAAGCTGCTCCTTTCGACACCGAAGCAACCTGA
- the sigE gene encoding RNA polymerase sigma factor SigE, with product MPASHAAPVQTSESLEAVTDWVMPSWEEVVSNHSAKVYRLAYRLTGNKFDAEDLTQEVFVRVFRSLENFKPGTLDGWLHRITTNLFLDGARRRSRIRFDALAEDAESRLPGREPGPEQSFEHNNLDLDVQRALEELPPDFRAAVVLCDLEGLSYDEVAEALGVKLGTVRSRIHRGRTMLREKLAHRDPRPAEARKPRLKMPRIASIL from the coding sequence ATGCCGGCATCGCATGCTGCGCCAGTCCAAACATCGGAAAGCCTAGAGGCCGTTACTGATTGGGTCATGCCCAGCTGGGAGGAAGTGGTTTCCAACCACTCCGCCAAGGTGTATCGCCTCGCCTATCGCCTGACCGGGAACAAGTTCGACGCTGAGGACCTCACCCAGGAGGTCTTCGTCAGGGTGTTCCGTTCCTTGGAGAACTTCAAGCCCGGAACCTTGGACGGCTGGTTGCACCGCATCACCACCAACCTGTTCCTGGACGGCGCTCGGCGCAGGAGCAGGATCCGCTTTGATGCGCTGGCGGAAGACGCGGAATCCCGTTTGCCGGGCCGTGAACCCGGACCTGAGCAGAGCTTCGAACACAACAACCTGGACCTTGACGTCCAGAGGGCGCTGGAGGAACTCCCGCCGGACTTCCGCGCCGCCGTCGTGCTGTGCGATCTTGAGGGCCTCTCCTATGACGAGGTCGCAGAGGCGCTTGGTGTGAAACTGGGAACCGTCAGGTCCCGTATTCACCGCGGAAGGACCATGCTCCGCGAAAAGCTTGCCCACCGTGATCCCCGCCCGGCCGAGGCACGCAAGCCGCGGTTGAAGATGCCCCGCATCGCCAGCATTCTTTAG
- a CDS encoding O-methyltransferase yields the protein MSADKSSSWSYAEDLPAEDDVLLRARERSFELGVTPISPGVGAVLTVLAAASKAQTVVEVGSGAGVSGVCLLRGLSPQAVLTTIDVDVEHLKAAREAFLESGSPANRTRTISGRAADVLPRLTDSAYDLVFIDADKPNFPKYVEQAIRLLKSGGTLVINDALDKDRVANPAARDATTVVLRQIVKAIRDDERLASAMLPTGDGLLVAVKK from the coding sequence ATGAGTGCCGACAAGTCAAGCAGCTGGTCCTACGCAGAAGATCTGCCGGCTGAGGATGACGTGTTGTTGCGCGCCCGTGAGCGTTCCTTTGAACTGGGGGTCACCCCCATCAGTCCCGGCGTGGGCGCAGTACTGACTGTGCTTGCAGCCGCATCCAAGGCGCAGACCGTAGTAGAGGTCGGCTCCGGCGCGGGCGTGTCCGGGGTCTGCTTGCTGCGGGGCCTGAGCCCCCAGGCCGTGCTGACCACCATTGACGTGGACGTTGAGCACCTCAAGGCCGCCAGGGAAGCTTTCCTGGAGTCCGGCAGCCCCGCCAACCGCACCCGCACCATTTCCGGCCGTGCAGCTGATGTGCTGCCACGTCTGACCGACTCCGCGTACGATCTGGTTTTCATTGACGCCGACAAGCCGAACTTTCCCAAGTACGTGGAACAGGCAATCCGTCTGCTCAAATCCGGCGGCACATTGGTGATCAACGATGCTTTGGATAAGGACCGTGTTGCCAACCCGGCAGCGCGGGATGCCACTACCGTAGTTCTGCGTCAGATCGTGAAGGCAATACGCGACGACGAACGGTTGGCTTCGGCGATGCTGCCAACAGGCGATGGACTCCTGGTAGCCGTCAAGAAGTAG
- a CDS encoding DUF3117 domain-containing protein: MAAMKPRTGDGPMEVTKEGRSLIMRVPLEGGGRLVVELNAAEAANLKECLVGVTE; the protein is encoded by the coding sequence ATGGCGGCTATGAAACCACGTACCGGCGACGGCCCTATGGAAGTTACCAAAGAGGGACGCAGCTTGATTATGCGTGTGCCGCTCGAAGGCGGAGGACGACTCGTTGTCGAGCTCAACGCAGCGGAAGCGGCCAACCTCAAGGAATGCCTCGTAGGGGTTACTGAGTAG
- a CDS encoding DivIVA domain-containing protein yields MDTVSLFLVFLAIVLVGAALYLGAGMVKGRSIGSGLEQPVPGLPAVLLPEEAKPVDVDSVRFALGLRGYRMDQVDQVLDELKEQLQAKDLEIERLKALVQPRLEDGESGRAPR; encoded by the coding sequence ATGGACACTGTGAGCTTATTCCTGGTGTTTCTCGCGATAGTCCTGGTTGGTGCTGCGCTGTATCTCGGTGCCGGGATGGTTAAGGGCCGCTCGATTGGATCCGGGCTTGAACAACCCGTTCCGGGCCTGCCCGCTGTTCTGCTGCCTGAAGAGGCCAAACCCGTAGACGTGGATTCCGTGCGCTTCGCCTTGGGCCTTCGCGGGTACCGGATGGATCAGGTGGACCAGGTCCTGGACGAGCTTAAGGAGCAGTTGCAGGCCAAGGACCTTGAGATCGAAAGACTCAAGGCTTTGGTTCAGCCCCGCCTTGAGGACGGCGAATCGGGCCGGGCACCGCGGTGA
- a CDS encoding TIGR00730 family Rossman fold protein, with the protein MSMSQHPVPRPDANGRVTGTHVPLPSEIAPAKHKGSLELRRKQADTGMSDQHLLDTSGAGQFIHTDPWRVLRIQSEFVEGFGALADLGPAVSVFGSARTKPGTEYYEMAVDVGRKLAEAGVAVITGGGPGSMEAANKGAVEGNGTSVGLGIELPFEQGLNQWVDLGINFRYFFARKTMFVKYAQGFVVLPGGLGTLDELFEAMVLVQTRKVTSFPIVLLGVRFWGPMIEWIKETLVAEGMVSEKDLDLIQLVDDPADAVHRVLHGAPLPPTPNGNQRPE; encoded by the coding sequence ATGAGCATGAGCCAGCACCCTGTTCCCCGTCCGGATGCCAACGGTCGCGTCACCGGCACCCATGTGCCCCTCCCCTCGGAGATCGCCCCCGCCAAGCACAAAGGCTCCCTAGAGCTCCGGCGCAAACAGGCTGATACAGGGATGTCGGATCAGCATTTGCTGGATACAAGCGGTGCCGGCCAGTTCATCCACACCGATCCTTGGCGTGTTCTGCGAATCCAGAGTGAATTCGTGGAGGGCTTCGGAGCCCTTGCTGATCTGGGCCCCGCCGTCAGTGTGTTTGGTTCCGCGCGAACCAAACCGGGAACGGAGTACTACGAGATGGCCGTGGACGTGGGCCGCAAGCTCGCCGAAGCCGGAGTAGCCGTGATCACCGGCGGCGGTCCGGGATCCATGGAAGCTGCCAACAAGGGCGCTGTGGAAGGCAACGGAACCTCCGTAGGCCTGGGGATCGAACTGCCATTTGAGCAGGGACTGAACCAATGGGTGGATTTGGGCATCAACTTCCGGTACTTCTTCGCCCGCAAAACCATGTTCGTCAAGTACGCCCAGGGCTTCGTGGTTCTCCCCGGAGGACTTGGCACTCTGGATGAGTTGTTCGAAGCCATGGTGCTGGTGCAAACCCGCAAGGTGACCTCGTTCCCCATTGTGCTGCTCGGTGTCCGTTTCTGGGGACCCATGATCGAGTGGATCAAGGAGACCCTGGTGGCCGAAGGGATGGTCTCCGAGAAAGACCTCGATCTGATCCAGTTGGTGGATGACCCAGCGGACGCGGTGCACCGTGTCCTTCACGGTGCACCACTTCCGCCTACCCCCAACGGAAACCAACGCCCGGAGTAA
- a CDS encoding amino acid ABC transporter ATP-binding protein, with amino-acid sequence MTTQASGDALVSLNGVNKHYGQLHVLKDINLQVKKGEVVVVIGPSGSGKSTLCRAINRLETIDDGDIAIDGKKLPEEGKDLAHLRADVGMVFQSFNLFAHKTILENVTLGPIKVKKVAKGTADKEAMALLERVGVGHQAPKLPAQLSGGQQQRVAIARALAMKPKVMLFDEPTSALDPEMINEVLDVMIQLAKEGMTMIVVTHEMGFARKAADRVVFMADGQIVEDATPEEFFTNPKSTRAKDFLSKLLTH; translated from the coding sequence ATGACTACTCAAGCGTCCGGCGATGCCCTCGTCTCCCTGAACGGCGTCAATAAGCACTACGGTCAACTGCATGTCCTCAAAGACATCAACCTTCAGGTCAAGAAGGGTGAAGTCGTGGTGGTAATCGGACCTTCCGGATCCGGTAAATCCACTCTCTGCCGTGCGATCAACCGCTTGGAAACCATCGACGACGGCGACATCGCCATCGACGGGAAGAAGCTCCCCGAAGAAGGCAAGGACCTCGCGCACCTGCGTGCCGACGTCGGCATGGTGTTCCAGTCCTTCAACCTGTTCGCCCACAAGACGATTCTTGAGAACGTCACGCTGGGTCCCATCAAGGTGAAGAAAGTGGCCAAGGGCACGGCCGACAAAGAGGCCATGGCACTCCTCGAGCGGGTCGGTGTGGGACATCAGGCTCCGAAGCTTCCCGCCCAGCTCTCCGGCGGCCAGCAGCAGCGTGTGGCCATTGCCCGCGCTCTTGCCATGAAGCCCAAGGTGATGCTGTTCGACGAGCCCACGTCTGCACTGGACCCTGAGATGATCAACGAAGTGTTGGACGTCATGATCCAGCTGGCCAAAGAAGGCATGACCATGATTGTGGTCACCCACGAGATGGGCTTCGCCCGCAAGGCCGCTGACCGCGTGGTGTTCATGGCTGATGGTCAGATCGTGGAGGACGCCACTCCTGAGGAATTCTTCACCAACCCGAAGAGCACCCGCGCCAAGGACTTCTTGTCCAAGCTCTTGACCCACTAG
- a CDS encoding glutamate ABC transporter substrate-binding protein translates to MKSLITRRKSLLVAASAALALSLSACGGGSSTTTPPVASASFEAGTTMEKLNKAGTIKIGTKFDQPLFGQKGLDGKPVGFDVEMGKAIAAKLGIAADKIEWVETVSQNRESFIEQGRVDLVIATYTINDARKEKVAFAGPYYEAGQALLVNKDDTTITKPEDVAGKKVCSVTGSTPAKTIAEKYNAEVVPAATYTACLEPLRNKQVVAVTTDNVILAGYVDKEPDAFKLASDETFTKEPYGIGLKKDDTVFRNWINDQLEGFAKDDTYKKAWEATAGKVIKTAPELPAINRY, encoded by the coding sequence ATGAAGTCTCTTATTACCCGGAGGAAGTCGCTCCTGGTGGCCGCATCGGCTGCGCTTGCTCTCTCGCTGAGCGCTTGCGGCGGCGGCAGCAGCACCACTACTCCCCCGGTTGCCTCGGCAAGTTTCGAAGCCGGCACCACCATGGAGAAGCTGAACAAGGCCGGGACCATCAAGATCGGAACCAAGTTCGATCAGCCGTTGTTCGGCCAGAAGGGCCTGGACGGCAAGCCGGTCGGTTTCGACGTCGAAATGGGCAAGGCAATCGCCGCCAAGCTGGGTATCGCCGCGGACAAGATCGAGTGGGTTGAGACCGTCTCCCAGAACCGTGAGTCGTTCATCGAGCAGGGCCGCGTTGACTTGGTCATCGCTACCTACACCATCAATGATGCCCGTAAGGAAAAGGTCGCCTTCGCCGGACCGTACTACGAAGCCGGTCAGGCTCTCTTGGTCAACAAGGACGACACCACCATCACCAAGCCTGAAGACGTAGCCGGCAAGAAGGTCTGCTCTGTTACGGGTTCAACTCCGGCCAAGACCATCGCCGAGAAGTACAACGCTGAGGTAGTCCCTGCAGCCACGTACACTGCTTGCCTGGAGCCGCTGCGCAACAAGCAGGTTGTTGCCGTGACCACGGACAACGTGATCCTCGCAGGCTACGTGGACAAAGAGCCTGATGCCTTCAAGCTCGCCTCGGATGAAACCTTCACCAAGGAGCCCTATGGAATCGGCCTGAAGAAGGACGACACCGTGTTCCGCAACTGGATCAACGACCAGCTTGAGGGATTCGCCAAGGACGACACCTACAAGAAGGCCTGGGAAGCCACTGCAGGCAAGGTCATCAAGACCGCCCCTGAACTTCCTGCGATCAACCGCTACTAG
- a CDS encoding amino acid ABC transporter permease — translation MDAVIASLPEYWDGFLRTLYLSVISGIIALIVGTLLAAMRVSPVAALRGFSMFYVEVARNTPLTIIFFFAAIVLPRLGVKFEQFEVAAIIALSSYTAAFIAEAVRSGVNSVPVGQAEAARSVGMTFTQVLGFIVLPQAVRTVVPPLINILIALVKNSSVAGAFFVLELFGYGRQLSNDYGNQVLWILLGVAFFYLLITVPLGLLAHFVERKVAIAR, via the coding sequence ATGGACGCCGTCATAGCAAGCCTCCCCGAATATTGGGACGGATTTCTCCGAACCCTTTATCTCTCCGTAATTTCAGGAATCATTGCCCTCATTGTCGGCACACTCCTGGCGGCCATGAGGGTTTCCCCCGTGGCAGCACTTCGCGGTTTCAGCATGTTCTATGTTGAAGTGGCGCGTAACACCCCGCTGACCATCATTTTCTTTTTCGCCGCCATTGTTCTGCCCCGGTTGGGCGTCAAGTTTGAACAATTCGAAGTTGCCGCCATCATCGCGTTGAGCAGTTACACGGCCGCCTTCATTGCCGAAGCCGTCCGTTCCGGCGTCAACAGCGTGCCTGTGGGGCAAGCAGAAGCTGCCCGCAGCGTCGGCATGACCTTCACGCAGGTTCTGGGCTTCATCGTCCTCCCCCAAGCGGTGCGCACCGTAGTGCCCCCGTTGATCAACATCCTCATTGCCCTGGTAAAGAATTCCTCGGTGGCCGGCGCGTTCTTCGTCCTTGAGCTTTTCGGTTACGGCCGCCAGCTCTCCAACGACTACGGCAACCAGGTCCTCTGGATCCTCCTTGGGGTGGCGTTCTTCTACCTCCTGATCACAGTTCCCCTGGGACTTCTGGCGCACTTTGTTGAACGAAAGGTGGCGATTGCCCGATGA
- a CDS encoding amino acid ABC transporter permease: MTSVLYDVPGPKARLYSLIGSAAGVLIILGILAIAVVTLAQQGIFDADRWEIFYGPMAPDVWNLIGQGIVSTLTAAAVAAVIAFPLGIALCLLRISLIPWIRIPTQVVLEFLRGMPVVLMMLFVLLVFATGQFQAVVVGLVLYNAAIFAEILRAGIQSLPKGQREAGLAIGLRSFQSRMSIEFPQAVRRMLPSLVAQLVVLLKDTSLGYIVGYEELLRKIQIMADFLGPDFLFPAFFVGAAIYILINLTVSRIAIMIERRGSKKAAGGMAPMTIRTGLEGTGNDPVAQNVVPGAENPEKK, encoded by the coding sequence ATGACATCGGTCCTTTACGACGTCCCCGGGCCCAAGGCCCGCCTCTATTCGCTCATCGGCTCCGCCGCAGGCGTGTTGATTATTCTCGGCATTCTGGCCATCGCTGTTGTTACCCTCGCGCAGCAGGGCATTTTTGATGCCGACCGCTGGGAGATTTTCTACGGCCCCATGGCTCCGGACGTCTGGAACCTGATTGGCCAAGGCATCGTCTCCACTTTGACCGCTGCTGCTGTGGCGGCCGTCATCGCGTTTCCCTTGGGCATTGCGCTCTGCCTGCTGCGTATCTCTTTGATTCCGTGGATCCGGATTCCCACGCAGGTAGTCCTTGAGTTCCTCCGCGGCATGCCCGTGGTCCTCATGATGTTGTTCGTCCTGTTGGTTTTCGCCACGGGCCAGTTCCAAGCCGTTGTTGTTGGCTTGGTTCTTTACAACGCCGCCATCTTCGCTGAAATCCTTCGTGCCGGCATCCAGTCACTGCCCAAGGGACAACGCGAGGCTGGTTTGGCGATCGGCCTCCGGAGCTTCCAGTCGCGGATGTCCATCGAGTTCCCGCAAGCCGTGAGGCGCATGCTGCCGTCCTTGGTTGCCCAGTTGGTGGTTCTGCTCAAGGACACCTCGCTCGGCTACATCGTGGGCTACGAGGAACTGCTGCGGAAAATCCAGATCATGGCCGACTTCCTTGGCCCTGACTTCCTGTTCCCGGCGTTCTTCGTTGGCGCTGCGATCTACATCCTGATCAACCTGACCGTGTCACGGATTGCCATCATGATCGAACGCCGCGGTTCCAAGAAAGCCGCCGGCGGCATGGCTCCGATGACGATCCGAACCGGCCTCGAAGGTACCGGCAACGACCCCGTCGCACAAAACGTCGTTCCTGGCGCGGAAAACCCGGAGAAGAAGTAA
- the dapE gene encoding succinyl-diaminopimelate desuccinylase: MTLNPAPALLDLRQDVALLTAAIIDFNSVSGNETELADAIEAALRAIPAYTVTRDGDSIIARTELGRSERVILAGHLDTVPLPTVEGSLGTVPATWESGVPGEGVLYGRGTTDMKGGVAVQLALAATLFDDGRQPDKDVTFVFYDHEEVEAVKSGLGRLVRNHGDLLTGDFAILLEPTHGTVEGGCNGTSRFEATTIGETAHSARAWMGVNAIHAAAPILARLAAYEPQTINVDGLDYRESLNAVKINGGTAGNVIPDRCVVEINYRFAPDKNPDQAEAIVRDLLEGFDVVRTDAAAGARPGLNHPAAASFVAAVGAEPKPKYGWTDVARFSELGIPAVNFGPGDPLLAHKDNEHVDADAIRECLRALRTWLTA; this comes from the coding sequence GTGACCCTGAACCCTGCTCCCGCCCTCCTTGACCTTCGCCAGGACGTAGCGCTCCTGACGGCCGCGATCATTGACTTCAACAGTGTCTCCGGCAATGAGACCGAGCTCGCCGATGCCATCGAGGCAGCGTTGCGGGCCATCCCTGCGTACACCGTGACCCGGGACGGGGATTCCATCATTGCCCGCACCGAACTTGGCCGGTCTGAGCGCGTCATCCTGGCCGGCCACCTTGATACCGTGCCCCTGCCCACCGTTGAGGGCTCGCTGGGCACCGTTCCAGCCACTTGGGAATCCGGGGTTCCGGGCGAGGGCGTGCTGTACGGCCGCGGCACCACAGATATGAAGGGCGGGGTGGCGGTCCAGCTGGCCCTGGCGGCAACACTGTTCGACGACGGGCGGCAGCCGGACAAGGACGTCACCTTCGTCTTCTACGACCACGAGGAAGTGGAAGCGGTCAAGAGCGGCCTGGGCAGGTTGGTTCGGAACCACGGAGATCTGCTGACGGGTGATTTCGCGATCCTTTTGGAGCCCACGCACGGCACGGTGGAAGGCGGCTGCAACGGAACCAGCCGTTTCGAAGCCACCACCATCGGCGAAACAGCCCACTCCGCGCGTGCCTGGATGGGCGTCAACGCGATCCACGCCGCAGCACCTATTCTGGCGCGGCTCGCCGCTTACGAGCCGCAGACCATCAACGTGGACGGCCTGGATTACCGCGAAAGCCTCAACGCCGTGAAAATCAACGGGGGCACGGCGGGCAACGTCATCCCGGACCGCTGCGTGGTGGAGATCAACTACCGTTTCGCTCCGGACAAGAATCCGGACCAGGCAGAGGCCATCGTCAGGGACCTTCTGGAAGGATTCGACGTCGTCCGTACAGACGCTGCTGCCGGCGCGAGGCCCGGACTTAATCACCCCGCCGCAGCGTCCTTCGTCGCAGCAGTGGGTGCCGAGCCCAAACCCAAATACGGATGGACCGACGTCGCGCGTTTCAGTGAACTGGGCATCCCGGCGGTGAACTTCGGCCCCGGCGATCCACTGCTGGCGCACAAGGACAACGAGCACGTCGACGCCGATGCCATCCGTGAGTGCCTCCGGGCACTGAGGACCTGGCTCACCGCATAG
- the dapD gene encoding 2,3,4,5-tetrahydropyridine-2,6-dicarboxylate N-succinyltransferase codes for MTETASSAVPATAPANPRSAYGFGLATIATSASGEATVLDVWYPAPALGVAADTLRDVENADPALTALANDGKDADRGTEQKVVFAQIDLDAAPADTADAYLRLHLLSHRLVKPNSINLDGVFGKLPNVVWTNFGPAAVDGFELTRARLRKRGNVVVYGVDKFPRMVDYVVPTGVRIADADRVRLGAHLAEGTTVMHEGFVNFNAGTLGTSMVEGRISAGVVAGDGTDVGGGASIMGTLSGGGKEKIALGERVLLGANSGVGISIGDDSVVEAGLYVTAGTRVRVPGPKDENGEDTSQIIKAVELSGVPNLLFRRNSTTGGVEVLPRKGQTVELNEALHAN; via the coding sequence ATGACTGAAACTGCTTCCTCTGCTGTGCCCGCAACCGCGCCCGCCAACCCCCGTTCCGCTTACGGCTTCGGCCTGGCCACCATTGCCACCTCCGCTTCCGGGGAAGCAACCGTGCTGGACGTCTGGTACCCGGCGCCCGCTCTGGGTGTTGCAGCCGATACCCTGCGCGACGTCGAGAACGCCGACCCCGCACTTACTGCACTGGCCAACGACGGCAAAGACGCTGATCGCGGCACCGAGCAGAAAGTAGTCTTTGCACAAATCGACCTCGACGCCGCCCCCGCGGACACCGCCGATGCCTACCTGCGTTTGCACCTCCTCTCCCACCGCCTGGTCAAGCCGAACAGCATCAACCTTGACGGCGTCTTCGGCAAGCTGCCCAACGTGGTGTGGACCAACTTCGGCCCCGCTGCGGTTGACGGCTTCGAGCTGACCCGCGCACGCCTGCGCAAGCGCGGCAACGTAGTGGTTTACGGCGTGGACAAGTTCCCGCGCATGGTTGACTACGTGGTTCCCACCGGCGTGCGTATTGCCGACGCCGACCGCGTCCGCCTCGGCGCCCACCTCGCCGAAGGCACCACCGTGATGCACGAAGGCTTCGTGAACTTCAACGCAGGCACCTTGGGCACCTCCATGGTGGAAGGCCGCATCTCTGCAGGCGTCGTGGCCGGCGACGGTACGGACGTTGGCGGCGGAGCGTCCATCATGGGCACGCTCTCCGGTGGCGGCAAGGAAAAGATCGCCCTGGGTGAGCGCGTCCTGCTGGGCGCCAACTCCGGCGTGGGCATCAGCATCGGCGACGACTCCGTGGTGGAGGCCGGCCTTTACGTCACCGCCGGTACCCGCGTGCGCGTTCCGGGCCCCAAGGATGAGAACGGCGAGGACACCAGCCAAATCATCAAGGCTGTGGAACTCTCCGGTGTCCCCAACCTCCTCTTCCGCCGCAACTCCACCACTGGCGGCGTGGAAGTCCTTCCCCGCAAGGGCCAGACGGTGGAGCTGAACGAGGCTCTGCACGCCAACTAG